From the Anguilla anguilla isolate fAngAng1 chromosome 6, fAngAng1.pri, whole genome shotgun sequence genome, one window contains:
- the LOC118228869 gene encoding polypyrimidine tract-binding protein 1-like isoform X2, with protein MDGRLETELYPLGSRYVAEIDVHDITVGTKRGSDELFTSCLSNGSYIMSANGNDSKKFKGDIRSPSIPSRVVHVRKLPNDINEAEVISLGLPFGKVTNLLMLKGKNQAFLEMSTEETAQTMVTYYSSVPPVIRNHPIFMQYSNHKELKTDNSPNQVRAQAALQAVNAVQTGGMSVGGMPGVGVAGMEASGMGGQSPVLRVIVENLFYPVTLDVLHQIFSKFGTVLKIITFTKNNQFQALLQYADSLTAQHSKLSLDGQNIYNACCTLRISFSKLTSLNVKYNNDKSRDYTRPDLPTGDSQPPLEHQAMAAFGAPGIISASPYGGAHGFPPAFAIQQAGLTMPGVPGALASLGMPSAAAAAHAAASRLGLSGLSGLSAAHCVLLVSNLNPESVTPNCLFTLFGVYGDVMRVKILFNKKDNALVQMADGTQAQLAMSHLNGQKLHGKAIRVTLSKHTTVQLPREGHEDQGLTKDYSSSPLHRFKKPGSKNYQNIFPPSATLHLSNIPPSVVEDDLKSLFASSGALVKAFKFFQKDRKMALIQMSSVEEAIESLIEFHNHDLGENHHLRVSFSKSTI; from the exons ATGGACGG CCGTTTAGAGACTGAATTGTATCCTCTGGGATCGCGTTACGTCGCTGAAATAGA TGTCCACGACATAACAGTTGGTACAAAG agGGGGTCTGACGAGCTCTTCACCTCCTGCCTGTCCAACGGATCCTATATCATGAGCG cgaaTGGCAACGACAGTAAGAAGTTCAAAGGTGACATCAGAAGCCCCAGCATTCCGTCACGCGTGGTGCACGTGCGCAAGCTGCCCAATGACATCAACGAGGCCGAGGTCATCTCCCTGGGCCTTCCGTTCGGAAAGGTCACCAACCTGCTCATGCTCAAGGGGAAGAACCAG GCCTTCCTGGAGATGAGCACGGAGGAGACGGCTCAGACCATGGTCACCTACTACTCCTCTGTCCCGCCCGTCATCCGCAACCACCCCATATTCATGCAGTACTCCAATCACAAGGAGCTGAAGACCGACAACTCGCCCAATCAGGTG AGGGCTCAGGCGGCACTGCAGGCGGTGAACGCGGTGCAGACGGGGGGCATGTCCGTGGGGGGCATGCCcggagtgggcgtggccggcATGGAGGCGTCGGGGATGGGCGGCCAGAGTCCTGTCCTACGCGTCATCGTGGAGAACCTCTTCTACCCCGTCACGCTGGACGTCCTGCACCAG ATCTTTTCCAAGTTCGGCACCGTGTTGAAGATCATTACCTTCACCAAAAATAACCAGTTCCAAGCGCTGCTCCAGTACGCCGACTCCCTGACCGCGCAGCACTCCAAACTG TCTCTGGACGGGCAGAACATCTACAACGCCTGCTGCACGCTGCGCATCAGCTTCTCCAAGCTCACCAGCCTCAACGTCAAGTACAACAACGACAAGAGCCGGGACTACACCCGGCCCGACCTGCCCACGGGGGACAGCCAGCCCCCCCTCGAGCACCAGGCCATGGCCGCCTTCG GTGCCCCTGGGATAATCTCTGCCTCTCCATACGGAGGTGCCCATGGCTTCCCGCCAGCATTCGCCATTCAGCAGGCAG GCCTGACGATGCCGGGAGTCCCGGGGGCGCTGGCGTCTCTGGGCATGCCCagtgccgccgccgccgcgcatGCTGCTGCCAGCCGGCTGGGCCTGTCGGGCCTGTCTGGCCTGAGCGCCGCTCACTGCGTCCTGCTGGTCAGCAACCTGAACCCTGAG AGTGTAACGCCCAATTGCCTCTTTACTCTCTTCG GTGTGTACGGCGATGTCATGAGGGTCAAGATCCTGTTTAACAAGAAGGACAACGCGCTGGTACAGATGGCCGACGGGACCCAGGCTCAGCTCG CGATGAGCCACCTGAACGGGCAGAAGCTGCACGGGAAGGCGATCCGCGTGACCCTGTCCAAGCACACCACGGTGCAGCTGCCCCGGGAGGGCCACGAGGACCAGGGCCTCACCAAGGACTACAGCAGCTCCCCCCTGCACCGCTTCAAAAAGCCCGGCTCCAAGAACTACCAGAACATCTTCCCCCCGTCCGCCACCCTGCACCTGTCCAACATCCC GCCGTCCGTGGTGGAAGACGACCTGAAGTCTCTGTTCGCCAGCTCTGGTGCCTTGGTCAAGGCCTTCAAGTTTTTCCA GAAAGACCGTAAGATGGCGCTGATCCAGATGAGCTCGGTGGAAGAGGCCATCGAGTCGCTGATCGAATTCCACAACCACGACCTGGGAGAGAACCACCACCTGCGCGTGTCTTTCTCCAAGTCCACCAtctga
- the LOC118228869 gene encoding polypyrimidine tract-binding protein 1-like isoform X1: MDGRLETELYPLGSRYVAEIDSVHDITVGTKRGSDELFTSCLSNGSYIMSANGNDSKKFKGDIRSPSIPSRVVHVRKLPNDINEAEVISLGLPFGKVTNLLMLKGKNQAFLEMSTEETAQTMVTYYSSVPPVIRNHPIFMQYSNHKELKTDNSPNQVRAQAALQAVNAVQTGGMSVGGMPGVGVAGMEASGMGGQSPVLRVIVENLFYPVTLDVLHQIFSKFGTVLKIITFTKNNQFQALLQYADSLTAQHSKLSLDGQNIYNACCTLRISFSKLTSLNVKYNNDKSRDYTRPDLPTGDSQPPLEHQAMAAFGAPGIISASPYGGAHGFPPAFAIQQAGLTMPGVPGALASLGMPSAAAAAHAAASRLGLSGLSGLSAAHCVLLVSNLNPESVTPNCLFTLFGVYGDVMRVKILFNKKDNALVQMADGTQAQLAMSHLNGQKLHGKAIRVTLSKHTTVQLPREGHEDQGLTKDYSSSPLHRFKKPGSKNYQNIFPPSATLHLSNIPPSVVEDDLKSLFASSGALVKAFKFFQKDRKMALIQMSSVEEAIESLIEFHNHDLGENHHLRVSFSKSTI, from the exons ATGGACGG CCGTTTAGAGACTGAATTGTATCCTCTGGGATCGCGTTACGTCGCTGAAATAGA CAGTGTCCACGACATAACAGTTGGTACAAAG agGGGGTCTGACGAGCTCTTCACCTCCTGCCTGTCCAACGGATCCTATATCATGAGCG cgaaTGGCAACGACAGTAAGAAGTTCAAAGGTGACATCAGAAGCCCCAGCATTCCGTCACGCGTGGTGCACGTGCGCAAGCTGCCCAATGACATCAACGAGGCCGAGGTCATCTCCCTGGGCCTTCCGTTCGGAAAGGTCACCAACCTGCTCATGCTCAAGGGGAAGAACCAG GCCTTCCTGGAGATGAGCACGGAGGAGACGGCTCAGACCATGGTCACCTACTACTCCTCTGTCCCGCCCGTCATCCGCAACCACCCCATATTCATGCAGTACTCCAATCACAAGGAGCTGAAGACCGACAACTCGCCCAATCAGGTG AGGGCTCAGGCGGCACTGCAGGCGGTGAACGCGGTGCAGACGGGGGGCATGTCCGTGGGGGGCATGCCcggagtgggcgtggccggcATGGAGGCGTCGGGGATGGGCGGCCAGAGTCCTGTCCTACGCGTCATCGTGGAGAACCTCTTCTACCCCGTCACGCTGGACGTCCTGCACCAG ATCTTTTCCAAGTTCGGCACCGTGTTGAAGATCATTACCTTCACCAAAAATAACCAGTTCCAAGCGCTGCTCCAGTACGCCGACTCCCTGACCGCGCAGCACTCCAAACTG TCTCTGGACGGGCAGAACATCTACAACGCCTGCTGCACGCTGCGCATCAGCTTCTCCAAGCTCACCAGCCTCAACGTCAAGTACAACAACGACAAGAGCCGGGACTACACCCGGCCCGACCTGCCCACGGGGGACAGCCAGCCCCCCCTCGAGCACCAGGCCATGGCCGCCTTCG GTGCCCCTGGGATAATCTCTGCCTCTCCATACGGAGGTGCCCATGGCTTCCCGCCAGCATTCGCCATTCAGCAGGCAG GCCTGACGATGCCGGGAGTCCCGGGGGCGCTGGCGTCTCTGGGCATGCCCagtgccgccgccgccgcgcatGCTGCTGCCAGCCGGCTGGGCCTGTCGGGCCTGTCTGGCCTGAGCGCCGCTCACTGCGTCCTGCTGGTCAGCAACCTGAACCCTGAG AGTGTAACGCCCAATTGCCTCTTTACTCTCTTCG GTGTGTACGGCGATGTCATGAGGGTCAAGATCCTGTTTAACAAGAAGGACAACGCGCTGGTACAGATGGCCGACGGGACCCAGGCTCAGCTCG CGATGAGCCACCTGAACGGGCAGAAGCTGCACGGGAAGGCGATCCGCGTGACCCTGTCCAAGCACACCACGGTGCAGCTGCCCCGGGAGGGCCACGAGGACCAGGGCCTCACCAAGGACTACAGCAGCTCCCCCCTGCACCGCTTCAAAAAGCCCGGCTCCAAGAACTACCAGAACATCTTCCCCCCGTCCGCCACCCTGCACCTGTCCAACATCCC GCCGTCCGTGGTGGAAGACGACCTGAAGTCTCTGTTCGCCAGCTCTGGTGCCTTGGTCAAGGCCTTCAAGTTTTTCCA GAAAGACCGTAAGATGGCGCTGATCCAGATGAGCTCGGTGGAAGAGGCCATCGAGTCGCTGATCGAATTCCACAACCACGACCTGGGAGAGAACCACCACCTGCGCGTGTCTTTCTCCAAGTCCACCAtctga